One part of the Brevundimonas subvibrioides ATCC 15264 genome encodes these proteins:
- the coaD gene encoding pantetheine-phosphate adenylyltransferase, giving the protein MRIGLYPGTFDPVTNGHLDIIGRAVKLVDRLVIGVAQNDDKGPLFTTAERVEMVRAEVAGLGSDIDVQPFSTLLMHFAEHLDANVIVRGLRAVADFEYEFQMTAMNQRLNDDIETVFLMADPRHQAIASRLVKEIARLDGNIDSFVSPAVAAAVRARVKR; this is encoded by the coding sequence ATGCGCATCGGGCTCTATCCGGGCACCTTCGATCCCGTCACCAACGGGCATCTGGACATCATCGGCCGGGCCGTGAAGCTGGTGGACCGGCTGGTCATCGGCGTCGCCCAGAACGACGACAAGGGGCCCCTGTTCACCACCGCCGAGCGCGTCGAGATGGTGCGGGCCGAGGTCGCCGGACTGGGAAGCGACATCGACGTCCAGCCCTTCTCGACCCTGCTGATGCATTTCGCCGAGCATCTGGACGCCAACGTCATCGTCCGGGGCCTGCGCGCCGTCGCGGACTTCGAGTACGAGTTCCAGATGACGGCCATGAACCAGCGCCTCAATGACGACATCGAGACCGTGTTCCTGATGGCCGATCCGCGCCACCAGGCCATCGCCTCGCGGCTGGTCAAGGAGATCGCCCGGCTGGACGGAAACATCGACAGCTTCGTCAGCCCCGCCGTCGCCGCCGCCGTGCGCGCCAGAGTCAAACGCTAA
- a CDS encoding 5-(carboxyamino)imidazole ribonucleotide synthase, with product MRAVADVSPLAPGSTIGILGGGQLGRMLSQAASRLGFDVVILDPEENSPAGRVSRGQIVAAYDDPTALTVFGRVCDVVTFEFENVPASSVERLAEAGALVAPGPTALAVAQDRVDEKTFLNAVGAPTVGFVAVDGLNDLTAGLEALGLPALLKTRRDGYDGKGQVWIKSAKQAGAALASLGGRPAILEAKAPFIRELSIIAARGRDGSVAVYPLGENRHAGGVLRTTQAPAVIDAKTERRAKAIAAAVLDGLAYVGVIGIELFDLGDGRLLVNEIAPRVHNTGHWTQDGCVCDQFEQHIRAIAGWPLGPTAAHARVEMTNLLGDEVEQWSRVSARPDQRLHLYGKTDARPGRKMGHVNRVRPLG from the coding sequence TTGCGCGCCGTGGCTGACGTCTCCCCCCTGGCCCCCGGGTCGACCATCGGCATCCTGGGCGGCGGACAGCTGGGCCGGATGCTGTCGCAGGCCGCCTCGCGCCTCGGCTTCGACGTGGTCATCCTGGACCCGGAGGAGAACAGTCCGGCGGGACGGGTCTCGCGCGGCCAGATCGTCGCCGCCTACGATGACCCCACGGCCCTGACCGTCTTCGGCCGCGTCTGCGACGTGGTCACCTTCGAGTTCGAGAACGTGCCGGCCAGCTCGGTCGAACGGCTGGCCGAGGCCGGGGCCCTGGTCGCGCCGGGCCCGACGGCCCTGGCCGTGGCCCAGGACCGGGTGGACGAGAAGACCTTCCTGAACGCCGTGGGCGCGCCCACCGTCGGCTTCGTCGCCGTCGACGGGCTGAACGACCTGACGGCGGGGCTGGAGGCGCTGGGCCTGCCCGCGCTGCTGAAGACCCGCCGCGACGGCTACGACGGCAAGGGCCAGGTCTGGATCAAGTCGGCGAAACAGGCCGGGGCCGCGCTGGCGTCGCTGGGCGGGCGCCCCGCGATCCTGGAGGCTAAAGCCCCGTTCATCCGCGAGCTCTCGATCATCGCGGCGCGCGGGCGGGACGGATCGGTGGCGGTCTATCCGCTGGGCGAGAACCGCCATGCGGGCGGCGTGCTGCGGACTACCCAGGCCCCGGCCGTCATCGATGCGAAGACCGAGCGTCGTGCCAAGGCCATCGCCGCCGCCGTGCTCGACGGGCTGGCCTATGTGGGGGTCATCGGCATCGAGCTGTTCGATCTCGGCGATGGCCGGCTTCTGGTGAACGAGATCGCGCCCCGCGTGCACAACACCGGACACTGGACCCAGGACGGCTGCGTCTGCGACCAGTTCGAGCAGCATATCCGCGCCATCGCGGGCTGGCCGCTGGGGCCGACGGCGGCCCATGCCCGGGTCGAGATGACCAATCTGCTGGGCGACGAGGTCGAGCAGTGGTCCCGGGTCTCCGCCCGGCCGGACCAGCGCCTGCATCTGTACGGCAAGACCGACGCCCGGCCCGGCCGCAAGATGGGTCACGTCAACCGGGTGCGGCCGCTCGGCTGA
- a CDS encoding peptidylprolyl isomerase gives MIRLSALALLLLAGASTAQAQEAATLAADAPMAVATDWRTVPAENLLVIDTNRGRILVEMTPEAAPLHVERMRVLARRGFFDGIVFHRVIDGFMAQTGDPLGTGEGQSPYPDLKAEFTFRRAPETPFAEVAAPAGAALGFLNSLPIQTQPTALMATTADGKVHGWGTYCPGVAGMARDEANDSANSQFFLMRQPYPALDKRYTIWGRVVSGLDVVRAIKVGDGENGMVTADPDRMTRVRIASDLPDTERPVIQVMDASSAAFRTLVDGVRTARGADFSICDVDLPVQVSGPAAPAV, from the coding sequence ATGATCCGTCTGTCGGCGCTCGCGCTGCTGTTGCTGGCCGGGGCGTCGACCGCCCAGGCCCAGGAGGCGGCGACCCTGGCCGCCGACGCGCCGATGGCCGTCGCCACGGACTGGCGCACGGTCCCGGCCGAGAACCTGCTGGTCATCGACACGAACCGGGGCCGCATCCTGGTCGAGATGACGCCGGAGGCCGCGCCCCTGCATGTCGAGCGGATGCGGGTGCTGGCCCGCCGCGGGTTCTTCGACGGGATCGTCTTCCACCGCGTGATCGACGGCTTCATGGCCCAGACCGGCGATCCGCTGGGCACCGGCGAGGGTCAGAGCCCGTACCCCGACCTGAAGGCCGAGTTCACCTTCCGGCGGGCGCCCGAGACCCCGTTCGCCGAGGTCGCGGCCCCGGCCGGGGCGGCGCTGGGCTTCCTCAACAGCCTGCCGATCCAGACCCAGCCGACGGCGCTTATGGCAACCACGGCCGACGGAAAGGTCCACGGCTGGGGCACCTACTGTCCGGGCGTCGCCGGCATGGCGCGCGACGAGGCGAACGACAGCGCCAACAGCCAGTTCTTCCTGATGCGCCAGCCCTATCCCGCGCTGGACAAGCGCTACACCATCTGGGGTCGCGTCGTGTCGGGGCTGGACGTGGTGCGGGCGATCAAGGTCGGCGACGGCGAGAACGGCATGGTCACCGCCGATCCGGACCGCATGACGCGGGTTCGGATCGCCTCGGACCTGCCCGATACCGAGCGGCCGGTGATCCAGGTCATGGATGCGTCCTCGGCGGCGTTCCGCACCCTGGTCGACGGCGTGCGGACGGCGCGCGGCGCGGACTTCTCGATCTGCGACGTGGACCTGCCCGTTCAGGTCTCGGGACCGGCCGCCCCGGCCGTCTGA
- the purE gene encoding 5-(carboxyamino)imidazole ribonucleotide mutase, with protein sequence MTTTTAPVAIIMGSRSDWPTMKHAADALDRLGVAWDARVISAHRTPARLFDFATTARATGYKVIIAGAGGAAHLPGMAASMTPLPVLGVPVQSKALKGLDSLLSIVQMPGGVPVATLAIGEAGAKNAGILAAQILALSDEGLAGRLEAFLEAQTEAVHETVED encoded by the coding sequence ATGACGACGACGACCGCGCCGGTGGCGATCATCATGGGCAGCCGCTCGGACTGGCCGACGATGAAACACGCGGCCGACGCGCTGGACCGTCTGGGGGTCGCCTGGGACGCGCGCGTGATCTCCGCGCACCGGACGCCCGCACGCCTGTTCGACTTCGCGACCACGGCCAGGGCGACGGGCTACAAGGTCATCATCGCGGGCGCCGGCGGGGCCGCGCACCTTCCCGGCATGGCGGCCTCGATGACGCCCCTGCCGGTGCTGGGCGTGCCGGTCCAGTCCAAGGCGCTGAAGGGGCTCGATAGCCTGCTGTCCATCGTCCAGATGCCGGGCGGCGTGCCCGTGGCGACCCTGGCCATCGGCGAGGCGGGCGCGAAGAACGCCGGCATCCTCGCGGCCCAGATCCTGGCCCTGTCCGACGAAGGGCTGGCCGGTCGGCTCGAGGCCTTCCTGGAGGCCCAGACCGAGGCCGTGCACGAAACGGTCGAGGACTGA
- a CDS encoding peptidylprolyl isomerase translates to MPRLKLTPFAVAAALSVLMPALAPGLTATAQTAPAATDWRTIAPENLLVIDTSKGRILVELDPLVAPNHVVRVRTLADQGFYDGLTFHRVLTGFMAQTGDPLGTGAGGSELPNVPAEFTFRRGRDAGFAPVEGGGTGLVGFIHSIPVVTQPDAQMMVTADFKTPATGLFCSGVLGMARAGSPDSANSQFFLMMGRNDTLNGNYTIFGRVVSGLDVVSRLKSGPEAEDGKVGANPDTMTRVRTASTLPDAERPSVRVLDPRSAAFQAHVAETRAAKGTAFSVCDVQPVTEVVAP, encoded by the coding sequence ATGCCCCGCTTGAAGCTCACGCCGTTCGCCGTCGCCGCCGCCCTGTCGGTCCTGATGCCCGCCCTGGCGCCCGGCCTGACCGCCACCGCCCAGACCGCGCCCGCCGCGACCGACTGGCGGACGATCGCGCCCGAGAACCTGCTGGTGATCGACACGTCCAAGGGCCGCATCCTGGTGGAGCTGGATCCGCTGGTCGCCCCGAACCATGTCGTGCGCGTGCGCACCCTGGCGGACCAGGGCTTCTACGACGGGCTGACGTTCCACCGGGTCCTGACCGGCTTCATGGCCCAGACCGGGGATCCGCTGGGCACCGGCGCGGGCGGCTCCGAGCTGCCCAACGTCCCGGCCGAGTTCACCTTCCGCCGGGGACGCGACGCCGGCTTCGCCCCGGTCGAGGGCGGGGGCACCGGCCTGGTGGGCTTCATCCATTCGATCCCGGTGGTCACCCAGCCGGACGCCCAGATGATGGTCACGGCGGACTTCAAGACCCCGGCCACGGGCCTGTTCTGCAGCGGTGTCCTGGGCATGGCCCGCGCCGGCAGCCCCGACAGCGCCAACAGCCAGTTCTTCCTGATGATGGGACGCAACGACACGCTGAACGGCAACTACACCATCTTCGGTCGGGTCGTGTCCGGGCTCGACGTCGTGTCGCGCCTGAAGTCGGGCCCCGAGGCCGAAGACGGCAAGGTGGGCGCAAACCCCGACACCATGACCCGTGTCCGCACCGCCTCGACCCTGCCGGACGCCGAACGCCCGTCGGTCCGGGTGCTGGATCCGCGCTCGGCCGCCTTCCAGGCCCATGTGGCCGAGACCCGGGCGGCCAAGGGCACGGCCTTCAGCGTCTGCGACGTCCAGCCGGTAACCGAGGTGGTCGCGCCATGA
- a CDS encoding UbiX family flavin prenyltransferase — protein MDHDVNGAVRNPPSRLVVGIAGASGVIYGARVLDALNELGVESHLVVTRAALLTLSQETDLTPDQLTARASVVHKLNDVGATIASGSFRTLGMIVAPCSVRTMSEIATGVTSTLLTRAADVVLKERRPLVLMVRETPFHLGHLRTMTALTEMGAIIAPPLPAFYARPESIADIVDQSVGRALDLFGLDWGSVRRWDGLKGPATDPA, from the coding sequence ATGGACCATGATGTGAACGGAGCCGTACGGAACCCGCCCAGCCGCCTCGTGGTCGGCATTGCGGGGGCATCGGGCGTGATCTACGGCGCCCGCGTGCTGGATGCGCTGAACGAACTCGGGGTCGAAAGCCACCTTGTGGTCACCCGCGCGGCCCTGCTCACATTGTCGCAGGAAACCGACCTCACGCCCGACCAGCTGACGGCCCGGGCCAGCGTGGTTCACAAGCTGAACGACGTCGGCGCGACCATCGCCTCGGGCTCGTTCCGGACGCTGGGGATGATCGTGGCCCCCTGTTCGGTGCGGACCATGAGCGAGATCGCCACGGGCGTGACCTCGACCCTGCTGACCCGCGCCGCCGACGTGGTGCTGAAGGAGCGCCGGCCGCTGGTCCTGATGGTGCGCGAGACCCCGTTCCACCTGGGCCACCTTCGGACCATGACGGCCCTGACCGAGATGGGGGCGATCATCGCGCCTCCGCTGCCGGCCTTCTATGCGCGGCCCGAGAGCATCGCCGACATCGTCGACCAGTCGGTGGGCCGGGCGCTGGACCTGTTCGGTCTCGACTGGGGATCGGTCCGGCGCTGGGACGGGCTCAAGGGCCCGGCGACCGACCCCGCATGA
- a CDS encoding TIGR02444 family protein: MSEDAPSRAQAGSDRVASDSAQQALWPWALKAYRAEGVADVCLSLQDVNGQNVPLLLWAAWAATSGRSLDEDTIEAGCDAARAWDRVAVTPLRAMRRTLKLPVPDIDDAARETLRDQVKAVELAAERHLLAGLEALTPTPDGPRRPAIEGLVAVARVWSRVVPRPALIALAERLPA; this comes from the coding sequence ATGAGCGAAGACGCCCCGAGCCGCGCTCAAGCAGGGAGCGACCGTGTCGCGAGCGATAGCGCCCAACAGGCCCTTTGGCCCTGGGCCCTGAAGGCCTACCGCGCAGAGGGCGTGGCGGACGTCTGCCTCAGTCTCCAGGACGTGAACGGCCAGAACGTCCCGCTGCTGCTCTGGGCCGCCTGGGCCGCGACCTCGGGCCGGTCGCTGGACGAGGACACGATCGAGGCGGGCTGCGATGCCGCCCGGGCCTGGGACCGGGTCGCGGTGACCCCGCTGCGCGCCATGCGCAGGACGCTGAAACTGCCGGTGCCGGACATCGACGATGCCGCGCGCGAGACCCTGCGGGATCAGGTCAAGGCCGTCGAACTGGCCGCCGAACGGCATCTGCTGGCGGGGCTCGAGGCCCTGACGCCGACGCCGGACGGCCCGCGCCGTCCGGCGATCGAAGGCCTGGTCGCCGTGGCCCGGGTCTGGAGCCGCGTGGTGCCCCGGCCCGCGTTGATCGCGCTCGCCGAACGGCTTCCGGCGTGA
- the hspQ gene encoding heat shock protein HspQ — MTQSLTAKFGLGQIVRHREDSFRGVVVDVDATYAGPSNEPGPDHRDQPFYRVLAMGEDTGFLVYAAEAVLEHDPDVAPLTDADQAQWFTMDDAGHRAPRAQPIH; from the coding sequence ATGACCCAGTCCCTGACTGCCAAATTCGGCCTCGGCCAGATCGTCCGCCATCGCGAGGATTCCTTCCGCGGCGTGGTCGTCGACGTCGATGCCACCTATGCCGGCCCGTCCAACGAGCCCGGCCCGGACCACCGCGACCAGCCCTTCTACCGGGTCTTGGCGATGGGGGAGGACACCGGCTTCCTCGTCTACGCGGCGGAGGCCGTGCTGGAGCACGACCCCGACGTCGCGCCCCTGACGGACGCGGACCAGGCACAGTGGTTCACCATGGACGATGCGGGCCACCGCGCGCCCCGGGCCCAGCCGATCCACTGA
- a CDS encoding Ppx/GppA phosphatase family protein, producing MPAPEGAPRRRDERSRVQRASRGETSGRDGPVYGALDLGTNNCRLLIARPARDGFRVVDSFSRIVRLGEGLSRTGLLDQAAMDRAYDALALCAERVVRRGVDSTRLSAVATQACRQAENGAAFVERVRIGTGLKLRIIDPVEEARLSVEGCLNLFDPGAEAVLVIDVGGGSTELSWLRKSGAEMKTVAWLSVPLGVVTLAERHPEPEASGEAWYEAMVSDMTAALAAGSFNDPEFRRLYSSGRGHLVGTSGAITSLAGVHLNLRRYQRDLVDGLWMTRDECDAAAARLKAMGPRGRAAESCIGPDRADLVLAGAAILDAVQRAWPSDRVRVADRGLREGLLLQQMRQARRPVRRRRGRNRSQTAGAAGPET from the coding sequence ATGCCGGCACCCGAGGGCGCGCCCCGGCGGCGCGACGAACGGTCCCGGGTCCAGCGGGCGTCGAGGGGGGAAACGTCGGGTCGCGACGGTCCCGTCTATGGCGCGCTTGATCTGGGGACCAACAACTGCCGCCTGCTGATCGCGCGCCCGGCGCGGGACGGCTTTCGTGTGGTCGACAGCTTCAGCCGGATCGTGCGCCTCGGCGAAGGCCTGTCGCGCACGGGGCTTCTGGACCAGGCCGCCATGGACCGGGCCTATGACGCCCTGGCCCTGTGCGCCGAGCGGGTCGTCCGGCGCGGCGTCGACTCGACCCGGCTGAGCGCCGTCGCCACCCAGGCCTGTCGGCAGGCCGAGAACGGGGCCGCCTTCGTCGAGCGGGTCCGCATCGGCACCGGTTTGAAACTTCGGATCATCGACCCGGTCGAGGAGGCCCGTCTGTCGGTCGAGGGGTGTCTGAACCTGTTCGATCCGGGGGCCGAGGCCGTGCTGGTCATCGACGTCGGCGGCGGTTCGACCGAACTGTCCTGGTTGCGCAAGTCAGGGGCCGAAATGAAGACCGTGGCCTGGCTGTCGGTGCCGCTGGGCGTCGTCACCCTGGCCGAGCGCCACCCCGAGCCGGAAGCCTCGGGCGAGGCCTGGTACGAGGCGATGGTCTCGGACATGACGGCGGCCCTGGCCGCAGGCAGCTTCAACGACCCGGAGTTCCGCCGACTGTATTCAAGCGGCAGGGGCCATCTGGTCGGGACGTCGGGCGCGATCACCTCGCTGGCGGGCGTGCATCTGAACCTGCGCCGCTATCAGCGGGATCTGGTCGACGGTCTGTGGATGACGCGGGACGAATGCGACGCCGCGGCCGCCCGGCTGAAGGCCATGGGCCCGAGGGGCCGCGCCGCCGAATCCTGCATCGGTCCGGACCGCGCGGATCTGGTGCTGGCGGGCGCGGCCATCCTCGATGCCGTGCAGCGGGCCTGGCCCAGCGACCGGGTCCGCGTCGCCGATCGGGGGCTGCGCGAGGGACTGCTGCTGCAGCAGATGCGTCAGGCCCGGCGGCCGGTCCGCCGCCGTCGCGGACGCAACCGGTCTCAGACGGCCGGGGCGGCCGGTCCCGAGACCTGA
- a CDS encoding YdcH family protein, producing MTIEARIRELGNRHRQLDETIQREFGRPAVDELQVRELKRRKLRLKEEITSLEARAG from the coding sequence ATGACCATCGAAGCTCGTATCCGCGAACTGGGAAATCGTCACCGCCAGCTGGACGAGACGATCCAGCGGGAGTTCGGACGGCCCGCCGTGGATGAGTTGCAGGTCAGGGAGCTGAAACGAAGGAAGCTCCGCCTGAAGGAGGAAATCACCAGCCTGGAGGCCAGGGCAGGCTAG
- the phhA gene encoding phenylalanine 4-monooxygenase, whose product MADFEHVFQSPPEGAAADWTISQNWRAYTQVEHDTWDTLYARQMEILPGRASDAFLKGLSALDLNTGGIPDFALMNPKLKALTGWTVVCVPGLVPDEVFFDHLANRRFPSGQFIRRPDQLDYLQEPDIFHDVFGHVPMLTDPDFADYMQAYGKGGQRAQSLGMLKNLARLYWYTVEFGLIDQGDGLRIYGAGIVSSASESVFAVEDPSPNRIAFDLERIMRTDYRIDDFQQVYFVIPSIEALNDATLEDFGPIYDRLKGQSDIGITAIQPYDRVITRGTQTYADKGGRFAA is encoded by the coding sequence ATGGCCGATTTCGAGCACGTCTTTCAGAGCCCGCCCGAGGGCGCGGCCGCCGACTGGACGATCAGCCAGAACTGGCGGGCCTACACCCAGGTCGAGCACGACACCTGGGACACCCTGTATGCGCGCCAGATGGAGATCCTGCCGGGCCGGGCCTCGGACGCCTTCCTGAAGGGACTGTCGGCGCTTGACCTGAACACCGGCGGCATCCCCGACTTCGCCCTGATGAATCCGAAACTCAAGGCCCTGACCGGCTGGACGGTGGTGTGCGTGCCCGGCCTGGTGCCGGACGAGGTCTTTTTCGATCACCTCGCCAACCGTCGCTTCCCCTCGGGCCAGTTCATCCGCCGCCCGGACCAGCTGGACTATCTGCAGGAACCGGACATCTTCCACGACGTCTTCGGCCATGTGCCGATGCTGACCGACCCCGACTTCGCCGACTATATGCAGGCCTACGGCAAGGGCGGGCAGCGGGCCCAGTCGCTGGGCATGCTGAAAAATCTGGCCCGGCTGTACTGGTACACGGTCGAGTTCGGCCTGATCGACCAGGGCGACGGCCTGCGCATCTATGGCGCGGGAATCGTGTCGTCGGCCTCCGAGAGCGTGTTCGCGGTCGAGGATCCGTCGCCCAACCGCATCGCCTTCGACCTGGAGCGGATCATGCGCACCGACTACCGCATCGACGACTTCCAGCAGGTCTATTTCGTCATCCCCTCGATCGAGGCACTGAATGACGCGACGCTGGAGGACTTCGGCCCGATCTACGACCGGCTCAAGGGGCAGAGCGACATCGGGATAACGGCGATCCAGCCCTATGACCGGGTCATAACCCGCGGTACCCAGACCTATGCGGACAAGGGCGGGAGATTCGCGGCATGA
- a CDS encoding GGDEF domain-containing protein, whose translation MTDAAEIHSASDPHAEIARLRAEVEALRAQTIDLARRAEAAEAAADHDVLTPVLNRRGFVAALQRAMAYCTRYKVPAVLLYLDLDGFKGVNDSLGHAAGDAALVRVAELLLENVRATDAVGRLGGDEFGLLLLNAGIDEGREKAAGLKAALAQADFRYEGQPAPLGGSFGVRAFTGQADVETWLAEADAAMWVRKRGR comes from the coding sequence GTGACCGACGCCGCCGAAATCCACAGCGCGAGCGATCCCCATGCCGAGATCGCGCGCCTGCGCGCCGAGGTCGAGGCCCTGCGGGCCCAGACGATTGACCTTGCCAGGAGGGCCGAGGCGGCCGAGGCCGCGGCCGATCACGACGTCCTGACGCCCGTCCTGAACCGGCGCGGCTTCGTCGCGGCCCTGCAGCGGGCCATGGCCTACTGCACCCGCTACAAGGTGCCCGCGGTCCTGCTGTATCTCGACCTGGACGGGTTCAAGGGCGTCAACGACAGCCTGGGCCATGCGGCCGGCGACGCCGCCCTGGTCCGGGTGGCCGAACTGCTGCTGGAGAATGTGCGCGCCACCGATGCCGTGGGCCGGCTGGGCGGCGACGAGTTCGGCCTGCTGCTGCTCAACGCCGGGATCGACGAGGGGCGGGAGAAGGCCGCCGGTCTGAAGGCGGCGCTGGCGCAGGCAGACTTCCGCTACGAGGGCCAGCCCGCGCCCCTCGGGGGGTCGTTCGGGGTGCGGGCCTTCACCGGCCAGGCCGATGTCGAGACCTGGCTGGCCGAGGCCGATGCGGCGATGTGGGTGCGCAAACGCGGCCGATAG
- a CDS encoding mechanosensitive ion channel family protein, translated as MPPEIVDLTHRIAVLWRQFYWLPEWAVVAIVVAVFTGAGWLVHRVVFSILRRLVKNRDLFWRGVVERARQKLRILIILIAIGFSITVSPLDPDPSASVRAVLLFLTILVLGWIVAGAVDMWAIVYMRKFNMAAEDNLVARKHITQTRILQRAAIILIGAVTVALALMTIGAVRQWGISLLASAGVVGIIAGLALQPVLKNLIAGIQIATAQPIRIEDAVIVENEWGTVEEITSTYVVVKLWDWRRMILPLSYFIETPFQNWTRETSRLIGTAMLYVDYEAPMDRLRAELERICRASPLWDGDVVNLQVTDITDRVAQVRCLASARSAPVAFDLRCEIREKMLAFMRDECPEALPRDRMTLDRARALETAGSPRPA; from the coding sequence ATGCCCCCTGAAATCGTCGACCTTACCCACCGGATCGCCGTCCTCTGGCGACAGTTCTACTGGCTGCCCGAATGGGCCGTCGTGGCCATCGTCGTGGCGGTCTTCACCGGCGCGGGATGGCTCGTGCACCGCGTGGTGTTCTCGATCCTGCGTCGGCTGGTGAAGAACCGCGACCTGTTCTGGCGTGGCGTGGTCGAACGGGCGCGCCAGAAGCTGCGTATCCTGATCATCCTGATCGCCATCGGCTTCTCGATCACCGTCTCGCCGCTGGACCCGGACCCCTCGGCCAGCGTCCGCGCCGTCCTGCTGTTCCTGACCATCCTGGTGCTGGGCTGGATCGTCGCCGGCGCGGTCGACATGTGGGCGATCGTCTACATGCGGAAGTTCAACATGGCGGCCGAGGACAACCTCGTCGCCAGGAAGCACATCACCCAGACCCGCATCCTGCAGCGCGCCGCCATCATCCTGATCGGGGCGGTGACAGTGGCCCTGGCGCTGATGACCATCGGGGCGGTGCGCCAGTGGGGGATCTCGCTGCTCGCCTCCGCCGGGGTCGTCGGCATCATCGCCGGTCTGGCCCTGCAGCCGGTGCTGAAGAACCTGATCGCCGGCATCCAGATCGCCACCGCCCAGCCGATCCGCATCGAGGACGCCGTCATCGTCGAGAACGAGTGGGGCACGGTCGAGGAGATCACCTCGACCTATGTGGTGGTCAAGCTGTGGGACTGGCGGCGGATGATCCTGCCGCTCAGCTACTTCATCGAGACCCCGTTCCAGAACTGGACGCGCGAGACCTCACGCCTGATCGGCACGGCCATGCTGTACGTCGACTACGAGGCCCCGATGGACCGGCTCCGCGCCGAGCTGGAACGCATCTGCCGCGCGTCGCCTCTCTGGGACGGCGACGTCGTCAACCTGCAGGTCACCGACATCACCGACCGCGTCGCCCAGGTCCGCTGCCTGGCCAGCGCGCGCTCGGCCCCCGTCGCCTTCGATCTGCGCTGCGAGATCCGCGAGAAGATGCTGGCCTTCATGCGCGATGAATGCCCCGAAGCCCTGCCGCGGGATCGCATGACGCTGGACCGGGCCCGGGCCCTCGAGACCGCCGGGTCGCCCCGCCCCGCCTGA
- a CDS encoding YdcH family protein — MNDDQPFLSEDELALQAQVKLLRLEHSDLDASIEALSHMPIPDQLLIARLKRKKLLLRDEIVKIESRILPDIIA; from the coding sequence ATGAACGACGACCAACCGTTTCTGTCCGAAGACGAACTGGCGCTGCAGGCCCAGGTCAAGCTGCTGCGGCTGGAGCATTCGGACCTCGACGCCTCGATCGAGGCCCTCTCGCACATGCCCATCCCGGACCAGCTGCTGATCGCGCGCCTGAAGCGCAAGAAGCTGCTTCTGCGCGACGAGATCGTGAAGATCGAGAGCCGGATCCTGCCCGACATCATCGCCTGA